The Capricornis sumatraensis isolate serow.1 chromosome 15, serow.2, whole genome shotgun sequence DNA segment aggtgaccaggtgcttggcgagtgcAGTCGCCCCCAGTTGGGGGCTTTGACTTATCGCCtgccccatccctgctgctcagttttctgggtgtacagtGGGcgtgccttctcaggtgtgccgtgtgtctcttctggggagctgatctctggctgcgaccctcccggtggatgttgaccatccagaatcccaagaagtcttggctagcaaagaagcctgcttgcaggttggtagatgatgcctctctggggccacgaTTGCCCCATTCTGGCTATGGCTGCCCTCCCCTGCCTGTCTCCGGTGGGGGATGGGCTGGTccgcagctggctagctctgctcagtcctttgttctgtgagcaggcctggcggtgtcttaggttagggcttttcacgggatagctatcccacagtttgggttgctatctctaGTTAGTTctctcagattgcccttggggcactcagggctggtccttaccctaagcaatgcagcccctgcctccctgtccagtccccacttgctagtggcggatgctgGTGTCTGCGCTGcgtctctgctgggagttgctgttagacacataatctgtggggtttaattatttatttattttccctcccggttatgttgcccgctgaggttccaaggctcgccacagactccctggtgagagtgtttcctggtgtttggaaacgtctctcttttttaagactcccttcccagatggatctccatccctacctcttttgtctctctttttatcttttatatttttcctaccccctttcaaagacaatgggctgcctctctgggtgcctgatgtcctctgccagcattcagaagttgttctgcagaatttgctcagtgttcaaatgttctttcaatgaatttgtcggggagaaagtggtctccccctccctattcctctgccatcttagctGTCTTGCTTCTAAGTTGTTTTAAAATCAGTGATCTCAGTACTAGGACACAGAGACAGCTTTTACCTACTGCTTAGATGGTCCATCTTCTCACATCAGAGCACAGTGACCTGAGTTACTGGCCTGCAGTGAGTGGCATGTTTCCGAacagttaagaaaagaaaaaggaggaaaccCTTACTTCCCcataagaagaaaaggaagactgATCTTACATTCCCTTTTTAGGGAAAAAGAGGgagataaaattttgaaaacgATTGAATGAAATAATGGTAGGATACTTTGACAATCTCCTGAGTAGTTAAAAATAAGAGAGTGaagggtggcttccctggtggctcagtggtaagaatccacttgtcagtgcaggagacacaggttcaatccctagtctgggaagattccatgtgcctcagagcagctaagccagtgcaccacagctattgagtcaCCCGGGAGTCACAATTACTAAACttacgtgctgcaactactgaagcctgtgcaccctagagacTATGCTCTACAATAAAAGacgccatggcaatgagaagcctgcactgcaactagagaaaagcccacgcagcaaaaaagacctagcacagccaaacacataaataaataaaattaaacaaaagtaaGAAAAGGATTTCAGAAATGTGTATTATTTGAAATGCCAGAATCAGTCTGCACCACTTAAGACATCACTCCAGGATtgactttttttccaaaatagaaCATGGATCCTTCTTACCTTTGGAATTGAATGTTTAAAAAGCTAACATATTTAATGGGATTCTtaactctaatttttaaaaaaatctactttggTTCATTCTTAAAGGGGTTTCCCAAACTGTCACTACTGTGTTATctaatgaacttttttttaaacatccttCAGAAACACTTAGTAAGAAGACCTGTGTAGCCATGGCTAGTTCTGACATGAAACCAAAATCAATAAGTTGTGCCAAAAAATGGTCAGAAGAGATAGAAAATCTGTACAGATTTCAACAAGCAGGATATCGAGATGAAATTGAATATAAACAAGTGAAGCAAGTTTCTATGGTAAGATTTATGCCTCTACAAATCTGAACTCAAAATGAATTTGTTAGAGGGTGAAaagcactaaaaaataaaaaacaaacagaaaacccacCACCAATAAAGCACTAGAGAATACTGAAAGGGAATTCTACCCCAACCCCCTGATTTTATTGATAAAGAGACTAAGGTTCAGAAGAATGATTTTCAGGTAGACTGCAGCAAGAGGTCTCAGCACAGAAACATTAAGAATTTTCTAGCTTTTACTGAGCAACTGTGCTGTGCCAGACAAATCCTTTATGGTAGGCCATAACTCTCACTAGGGTGAGGGTTCTGATAAGATAAGTTCTCTTATCAGATATTCAGTTTGTttcctttctgtgtttttaaatttcaactgCAAATtatatgcttagtcgctcagtcatatctgactctttgcaaccccatggactgtagcctgccaggcttctctatccatggcaattctccaggcaagaatactggagtaggttgccatgccctcctccaggggatcttcccaacccagggatcaaacttggttctcttgcattgcaggtggattctttatcagttgaccTACCAAATTCTGCTTTAGGCAACAAAATCTCCTGACTTTGGCTGTATACTCCAGGCTTTCTTGAGAGAGTGGAGACATGGTTTTGCTTTTCAAAGACTAGACAAAATCTAGATATGGCCCTAGtttataatgtgtttttaaaaattcatttatcctACTGAACATGGGGAGACTGAGTTTTGAGGAATATTATAGAATATGATATAGTATTCACAAATGTATATTAGGTTTTGGAGTTGATATTACCACAAAgtgtttattattgtttattttcaaattgttttattatttttttaacagactCATTCATGAGCAGGTTTTTCAGATccccttattctttttctttcttcattctatTTGTTGATCTCTACTCCACATTTCCTAAAAAACTAGACAGAAAAATATGATGAAGGCAACCCAGAGCTAAAGTGTAATAGACTCTTTTGTTTAATGGACGTTAACTTAATAGAGAGTATTAGCAGTGGTTaggtataaaatttaaaaccaataccatattgtaaagtaaaataaagtaaaaataaaaatttaatgaaaaaaaaaaaactctctaatGAGGATTTGACTGATGACTGTGACCGTCCCACATCCATTTTTTCAATTCTAGTAGCATTTTACATTTTGGTCCACGTTACCAAAAGGGAGTTTTCATTACTTTATTATCTGTGGTTTTTAAATAGGCAAAACACAAGCATTAACATCTTACTGCAGGTCAGAAATAAGCTCCATATAACCTTGCCTTCACACTGGGATGCCCCTGAAAGGTGTATAAGACCCAAAGACCCAGGGACATACAGGCACTCCCGGCACCTACACCGTTACAGAAACTGTTGGGACTGAGCTCAGAGATGAGATCAGATTTAAGGGAACACGAAGAACACCTTTAAAGAGAAAGTCCCCAAAAAGCACCTGAgggatttgtgtgtgtatgtgtgtataatgaAGGGAAGAACACCACTATCCATTGAATGACTTGACAATTACAgagatgttttatattttacttctgtgtatattttttgGGTACCTGCCCTGTACCAGTTTCTGTGCCAGaagctttaaaaagataaatataaaatcaagTGCCTGACCTCAGGAAATTTAGTGGGCCAGTGGAAAGAGTACAGACTGTGAAATCAGTCTGCCCAGGCTTTGCATCCTGGCTCTCCTCCTTGGCTGTGTAACCCTGAACAAGGTTAATGCTTACCTTGCAGAGCTCAAGTGTAAAAGGGCAATGCCAGTGCctgctttggaaaaatgtctcaaATTAAATGAAATCAAGCATTGGAAATACCTGATTTTGTGGTGCTCTGTAGTAATTCTTTGAGTGAATGGTGTTTGGTGAATGATAGCTCTTATTATTCTTGTATCTTGGAGTGGAAGATTGAGAGTGACAAACAATGAAAACTTACGTGAGTGAAAATATatgtgcccccaccccaccccagattAGAGGAAGATGAAAATTTCTTCCTTTAAGGACAATCTTCCAAAAGGGCTTTGTGCCCCAAGAGGCATTTGCAGTGGGCTGTAGAGGATGGACAGGATGATACCCAAAGGCTTGCTTTGATTGGCAGTTGTCTGAAGGGCTTGAGCGATGGTCTTTGTTCTTATCTGAAGTACATGTCCTTATAGACACTGTTGTTACTGACTGATTTCCTGCCCAAGGAGAGCTGACTTGAGGATTATATCAaccccccaaccccatccccaccaccactCTCTAAGGAATGAAGTTTTCCTAGGTTGAATGGGAGTGATGGGTAGAAAGCcaagaaggaaaaattatgaaaCAGCGAAGGGTTATAGATGGAAAAAAGGCTAGAGGTTGATGAGACAATATAGCTACTTGGAGGCCCCTCCTGATTTCCAGGGACAAAGCAGCTGGAAGCAGGACCTTGGTCCTTGTCTTCCTTGAAGAAATATTCAGCAGAGAGACTGTGAAGCACATAAAGTGTTTATTGGAAGCAAAGAACCTGTAGAGGAACACCAGGGCAGGCTCAGAGTGAGCTGTACCCAATAGAGGTGGCTTAGATCGCTGATATGGGGGGCAGTCACCTGGTTTATCTCTGACTAGCTGTCTTGTTTGTGCCCACATTTGGTCTGACTCAAGGTCCTTCATGGTGGACGTGTGTGCATCTCTCacccaagatggattccagcgcaAAGGTGTCTGGGAGGTTGGCAGGACATACTGTGAGCTGGTGGCTCCtccctcttttgtccccttctgaGACTGATGATCTCTGTGCATGTGCCCAGCTGGGAAATCCCCTTGACCACAAGAATGAGAAAAATGGGGTCGCTTTGTCTTCTGCCCCAGTCAGGGCTCTCATCCTGCTGGTCTTACCTCAAAGTGTTGGCAGACGTGGCCGCAGCTGCTCAGCCTGGGCCCGCCTGTCTCCTTCCTCACTCCACATGAGGCGCTGTGGGCAATTCTAAACCAGCTGCAGGCTACTGCTTCTTCACTGAGTGAGGTGGTTGGGGGACCCTAGTAAATGAGAGAGCCTACTGTTGGCCTCAAGAGAAAGAGAGTGGTAATAATGTCTTGAgaacttctttctttctccactgaGGGTAGTGGAAACCACGAAGTCAAGCAGGCTTGACCTAAGTGATGAAAAACATCACTTTTCTCTGTGATGTACCTGTCAGAGAGCCTGCCAGGGTTCATCGGATAGACTGCTACCCATTCTTGCTAACtcctaaataaatgaaatgacaggagaaagcaaaaacacattgttagaaaataaaagatgtatATCCATTTATATTCGTGGAGCTTCTGTACTCCAGTTTGGAAGTTGTGATTTATAAGTCTGGAGAATGAGTAGCTGCCAGTAGAGATGATGTTGAAGAACAGGACTTGGTTTTGAATGCCATGAACACAAAATCCAAATAATTGGGTTTTGACAGTGATGGAGTAGACTTCACACCATCCAGAAGCAACATATCCAACAAGAGCAGAAATGCACTGGCCTGAGCAAGAAGGCATAATGTGAATTcacagaggaagggaaagaaaaggtcCAAAGTGGATCAAGCCAAACAATCAAGTAAGCAAACCAATATGGCAAATGAGAAAGACTAAGGTGGAGAAGCGAAGAAGAGGTTGCTGAAGACTCTGTTCATGACCTCAAATTTCTATGAAAATGAGCTTCAAGGTGTGCGTGTGAAATATGGACATGAAATACACATTCACCTTTAGAGACATCCAGTCTAGCTTCTTACTGTTGCCTGGGCCTAGCCCTAATTCCCTCCTCAGGTATTATTTTCAGAAGTTAGTAAGTAATAATGCCTGAAATCATTTGTACATATAAGAAGAATAAAGTTTAGATTATTCTGAATGTTTTATCTTGGCTGCAGAGCAGAAATTTAAATCTAGAAATTGGGATCTAGGGAGAAGCATTGAACCAGGTGTCCTTCGGTATAAGGTTACAATGTAAGACATGTGTTGCATGTGTGTTTCTTATGTGTGCGTGTCTATGTGTCTACAAGTGTAAGACATCACTAAGAGCTCTGTTTGGTGTGACTTGCACTTTTAAAGTTTTGATAGTGAACAGTTATATGGAAGGACCATTACAatgtttgtgttttggttttggaTGCACAGGTAGATCGTTGGCCAGAGACAGGATATGTGAAGAAGCTTCAGAGAAGGGACAATACTTTCTATTACTACAACAAACAGAGGGAGTGTGACGACAAGGAAGTCCACAAAGTGAAAATTTATGCTTACTAGCCTTTCTTCTCAGTATTGCTTGctgtgatcttttttaaaaatctgttgtttcatttgaCATCATGTAAGTGTCATTTTACAAAATACCCACAAGTGCAGACTCCGATGGAATATTTTGAGACACCAAAAGTTGGTCTCTGGTAATCATCTCCTTTTGTTCTAAAATATAACTGCAGTAGCATGCCACTGATGCCCGCCTCAGTCTGGTTCTTCCTGTTTTAACTGTGGTAATGTTAACAGCTGTGCAGGGGAAGAGAAAGCTCCCCCACCCAGGAAACCATTCAAGTGGTCGTGTAGAGGTTaggcccacccccagcctcccagccttTACCACCTCTCTAGACCATCACTTTGAACTGCCAGATCTGCATTTTGTGGCCCGGGAGCTTTCTCTTGCCTCTAGATTCCTTTGCTTTGCACTGAATTGCCAAGAAATGATGGTGGCTGGGGCAGACAGGTGCCAGCCACCTGCTTCCTCTAGAGGAACGTTAATCTCCTGAGGTTAATCCCCAGTCACATGCCGCAGTATCTCATTGGATGACGTAGCAATTGGTTATCTCCCTTCCTCACCCCTTCCCCCGCTGCCCTGCTGGTCCTCTTCCTCTGAGTCACTTCCTTGGACTTGAAACCTTGTCCTGGGTCAGCTTCTGGGTCGCCCTTGAATCACCACCACAGAAAATATGTTCCAGTGCTTCCTTTAATCACTGCAGTAATAGCCCAAGAACAAGGAAGGCTATTATCCTGGAGACTTAAGAAGTGCCCCCAGATCAGTGAGTCCTGAGGACTTTGAATTTAAATAGATGAAAGATGGCCTTTTATTGTAAAATTTTtgtcactgggcttccctagtggctcagatggtaaagaattcacctgaaatgcagaacacctgggttcaattccggggttgggaagataccctgaagtgtatggcaaccgactccagtattcttgcctggtgtcccctggacagaggagcctggtgggctactgtccgtggggttgcaaaagagtcagacacaaataaagcaacttagcatgcatgcatgcacaagaaTTTTTATTTGTCCCCATTGATAAGTTCTGACCATTAAATAGATTCACGTCATGAGCTTGATAGCTTACGGGTGAACGATGTTGGATACATTggatctctgaagaagaagatttagcttgggaccagggaccagacttgatcactcaagagcttatATGTAGCAGAGTTTTCTTAAAGTataaaaaagggacagagaaagcttctgacatagacatcagaagagggacGGAGAGTGCCCCCCTTGCTAGTCTTAGCAACGGAGCTATACactttttcaattggttattacaataaatgaaaagaatgtctcaaggttgtaaaggtctTATCAGACCCACTCCcagaatatacattttaatatgacagaattagtcagaaggttctcaagaaACATGTCCTCAACCAGGATACAATGTTATATTAACTATGACAAAGCAGTGTAGAAAAAAAGcgtgtccttttctcctccttgagaactccagactcctatctcctccttggggaccccagacttcttatcaacctacccaGGAACTGACTCTCTCAAGCTCATATTTATCAATTCATTCAACTCCAGGCCTGCTTCTGCAGAACTATGTGGCCTCATGAAACTCCATTAGTTTTCGTTGAAGTTGTGCTTTTTCAGAACAAACACATGATGGAAAGGATAAATAGACCAGCAAGCCTCTTGTATGCCTTTCACATGCTGCCTGGTGTCATCTTATTGACCACTTGTTTCAAGTCATGTTTCTGTACCTCTCTGGTACAGAAACCTGATTTTCCAGATTTGACAGACCACTAAGTTGCTGAGCATAGGAGGTCTTCTGAACCTGATcacgctttttaaaaaattttccatggTAGTATAATTGACCCCAAAGACAGCCACATCCTTAACCCTGGAACCTATGGGTATGGCACCTTACCTGGCTAaagaaacactgctgctgctgctgctgctaagtcacttcagtcgtgtctgactctgtgcgaccccagagatggcagcccaccaggctcccccatccctgggattctccaggcaagaacactggagtgggttgccatttccttctccaatgcatgaaagtgaatgtgaTTAAATAGAGAACTTGATATAGGGACATTAACCTGGAAAACAGCAGACCCCATGAAATCACCCAGGTCCTTAAAGAGGGCAGCAGACAAGTCAGAGTCAGAGGAGATGTGATGAAGGAAGCAGAGGTCTGAGAGAGGTAAGGCAGGAGCCAAAAGCCCCCCAAAACCACATAAAGCCcctagaagctagaaaaggcCAAAAGTCGATTCTCCGCTCCTAGAGTTTCCAAAAGAAACACAGCTCTGCAAACCATTTGGTTTTGCCAAATAAGACCCGTTGTAGACTTCTGGTTTCTAGTCCTGTAAGAGAATGAACTCATATTGTTCTACACACCAGTTTATGGTGATTTATTACAGCAGCATCAGGAAACAGACATTGACACAGCACAGATAAAGCCAGTAACATCCATAGTCTTGAACCATCCATGGCCTGccatttctgatattttgtttcAGGTTAAGGTTCAAtccaagagggacttccctggtggtccaggggttaaggctctacctttcaatgcaggggtcgtgggttcaatcccttgttggagaactaagatcccacatgacttcaAAAAGTTTGGAGTGAGgccagacttaaaaaaaaaaaaaattcaaagaagttGCTCAGGCTGTGTTTTAGTAATTAGCATGAAGGTTCTAACTGCCACAGGACCTCTGCAGCAAGACTCACTTCACAAACATGGCCCTAGGAGCTATGACATGCAGTTTTGGTTCACAGAGTCCACATGACTGGCACTTTCTGCATATGCCTTATGGTAAGCTCAGATGGTGCCAATTTTCCTTAACAAATGCAAAAGCCACCTTCTTCTTGGCCATTCTTCATAAGTGCTGGTGCCAGCTGACCACCATGGTGCTAGAGAGCAGCGTTAGCAATTGCTCATAGTAGGGTACCTGTTCTGTAGTGGGACTCAGCCCGCAGGCCTTGGTCCGTGGTGGAAACTGCCTCCCTGCCAAGAGAAGCCCAGTCCTGTTCCATGATGGacagtggtatatatatacactccattgtgtatatataccatagcttttagaaagatggtaacgataaccctgtatatgagacagcaaaagagacacagatatatagaacagacttttggactctgtgggagagggagagggtgggatgatttgggagaatggcactgaaacatgtataatatcatgtaagaaacgaatcaccagtctaggttcgatgcaggatacaggatgcttggggctggtgcactgggatgacccagagagatggtatggggagggaggtgggagggggcttcaggattgggaacatgtgtacgcctgtggcggattcatgttgatgtatggtaaaaccaatacagtattgtaaagtaaaataaagtaaaaataaataaattaaataaaatacttagtagTATAGTATGAATTTAAGGTTTTCAGGCTTTTTGTGGCATTATGTTGGTTGAACACTAGGCCAATTGACTTGTTTCTCAGGACCAATATcacatgtggctcagtggtaaagaatccacctgcaatgtaggtaATGCAAGGAGACttggatttggtccctgggtcaggaagatcctctggagaagaaaatggcaacccacttcagtatacttgcctggaaaatccatggacagaggagtctggtgggctacagtcctagggtggcaaagagtcggacacaacttagtggctaaacaacagcagTGGGAATCTGCTATGTAAAAAAGAGAGCCCAGCCTGGTGTCTTGTGATGATCTGGAGGGGTggtgttggggaggggagggaggctcaaaagggagggggtgtataaatatataattatgactcattttcattgttgtttggCAGAAAGcagcatatt contains these protein-coding regions:
- the MEIG1 gene encoding meiosis expressed gene 1 protein homolog encodes the protein MASSDMKPKSISCAKKWSEEIENLYRFQQAGYRDEIEYKQVKQVSMVDRWPETGYVKKLQRRDNTFYYYNKQRECDDKEVHKVKIYAY